DNA from Solanum stenotomum isolate F172 chromosome 3, ASM1918654v1, whole genome shotgun sequence:
TGTGTCATAATTCACAAAtctatatataagttaaaactattcgtaaaattgaaattattgtaATGGGTACAGGAGGATATTGATCTGATGGCAAAGCTCAACTTTGAAGCTTATCGTTTCTCAATTTCGTGGTCAAGGATTTTCCCAAGTAATTTTACTACTTTATTGTCTACTCCAAAGTTAGATATTTGCCATTTAGAAGAATGaatgataatttttaatttgtgtcTTAATGTAGATGGAACTGGTAAAGTGAACTGGAAGGGAGTTGCTTATTATAATAGATTGATCGATTATATGCTCAAAAGAGGTAACATTCTTTATGTTCCTTTTTTAATGATTGTTGTTGTGGAAATGTATAGTTAAgatatgttgcttggactctccaaaaattTTGTTGTACAcgtgtcagatcctccaaaaatgcacaaTTTTGGATGGATCAACACGCATCTGTCGGCATTTTTGATGTGTCCAAGCAACATAGTAGTTAAGTATCATACTGAGCTTTAAACAAACTTTTTACAGGTATTACCCCGTATGCTAATCTGAATCACTATGATTTACCACAAGCACTTCAAGATAGGTACAACGGATGGTTGGGCCGTGAAGTCGTGTAAGAACATCACTTCTTGACATTTTTTATTGAAGAAGTAACTTTATGCTATTTGCTTCTTCATTTTGATGATGGTTCAAAATTTGCAGGAAGGATTTTGCTGATTATGCAGAGTTTTGTTTTAAGACATTCGGAGACAGAGTGAAGAATTGGTTCTCGTTTAATGAGCCAAGAGTGGTTGCTGCTTTAGGGTATGATAATGGATTCTTTGCACCTGGAAGATGTTCAAAGCCTTTTGGAAACTGCACAGAAGGGGATTCTGCTACTGAGCCTTATATTGTTGCACACAATCTTATCTTATGTCATGCTTCTGCAGCACAGAGATACCGTGAAAAGTATCAAGTAATATGTTCTCTTTTTTTCCGTATTTCCTTGCTTTTGGGATCAGAGATCAGTCTTTGACCTCATGTTGTATATGTAATAACAGGAGAAACAGAAAGGGAAGTTTGGCATTCTATTGGATTTTGTGTGGTACGAACCTCTGACAAAAGGAAAAGCCGATAACTATGCTGCTCAAAGAGCTAGAGACTTTCATTTGGGATGGTAAGAGTTTGCACATATAGTGATGCAGTCATGTTCCAATATGTATCGAGTCCCCGTTAGTTATATTTACATATCacaaaaaaagttcaaaatttcaTCTCTTATGAGCTGTCAACTCTGTGTAAAGTTCGGGGTTACTAAAGCCTCTCTTTAGAGCTGCACAACCTGAAATACTAATTTTACTTTGGACTTGTTTTACAGGTTCTTGCATCCTCTTGTATATGGTGAGTACCCAAAAACCATGCAAAATATTGTGGGAACTCGATTACCCAAGTTCTCGAAAGAAGAGGTTAAGATGGTGAAGGGATCATTTGATTATGTGGGCATAAACCAGTACACTTCCTACTACATGTATGACCCTCATTATACCACACCGCAACCCTTGGGCTACCAACAGGACTGGAATGTTGGATTTGCTTGTAAGATACTTCCACCTTTTTCACTTCTTTAAGTTAGGCCTAGTAAAATGGAATTACTACTGATTCAAATTCTTTTCGTTGTCCTGATGTAGATGACCGCAAGGGAGTACCAATTGGTCCTAGGGTGAGTATATGATGAAGTTAATTAACATTGTTTCTAACCGAAATACATACTTATATCCTAATTGTTAGCTAACACTATCTTTGATGAAAAATGTCTGTAGGCACACTCATATTGGCTCTACATTGTGCCATGGGGTCTATATAAAGCTGTCAACTATGTTAAAGAACACTATGGAAATCCTACCATTATTCTAGCAGAAAATGGTATGGTTTGCTTAACTAGTGAAACGTTTATTGTTCAGCATCTTACAGACCAAATTATAAATGGTATGATTTTCAGGTATGGATTATGCGGGCAACATTACCCTTCCAAAAGCTTTACATGACACCAAAAGGATCGACTACTATAAGAGCTATTTGCAACAACTGAAGAAGACAGTGGATGATGGAGCTAATGTCATAGGCTACTTCGCGTGGTCATTGCTTGACAACTTTGAATGGAGATTGGGTTATACTTCCAGATTTGGCATTGTCTAT
Protein-coding regions in this window:
- the LOC125858108 gene encoding beta-glucosidase 44-like, with product MKANPPCLILLLLIAATVLTVHSEKDDVSPENTILDTGGLSRESFPKGFIFGTATSAYQVEGSASTEGRGPSIWDTFLKIPGLEPNNANGEIAVDQYHRYKEDIDLMAKLNFEAYRFSISWSRIFPNGTGKVNWKGVAYYNRLIDYMLKRGITPYANLNHYDLPQALQDRYNGWLGREVVKDFADYAEFCFKTFGDRVKNWFSFNEPRVVAALGYDNGFFAPGRCSKPFGNCTEGDSATEPYIVAHNLILCHASAAQRYREKYQEKQKGKFGILLDFVWYEPLTKGKADNYAAQRARDFHLGWFLHPLVYGEYPKTMQNIVGTRLPKFSKEEVKMVKGSFDYVGINQYTSYYMYDPHYTTPQPLGYQQDWNVGFAYDRKGVPIGPRAHSYWLYIVPWGLYKAVNYVKEHYGNPTIILAENGMDYAGNITLPKALHDTKRIDYYKSYLQQLKKTVDDGANVIGYFAWSLLDNFEWRLGYTSRFGIVYVDFNTLKRYPKMSAYWFKKLLKRQKH